A region of Deinococcus cellulosilyticus NBRC 106333 = KACC 11606 DNA encodes the following proteins:
- a CDS encoding YbaN family protein, with product MPEKQAPAWIRPLWIAAGFICVGLGFVGFYAPGMPGTVFFLLAAACFARSSPRFHAWLLNLPIAGPLIRDYQAGLGMPRRAKGLAISMIVLSCLISSVLVHGRILKRTGNPDYALLIAACIVGLGLVGIWYISLKVPTRENVIAN from the coding sequence ATGCCTGAGAAACAAGCCCCTGCCTGGATTCGCCCCCTGTGGATTGCAGCAGGCTTCATCTGTGTGGGCCTGGGATTTGTGGGTTTTTACGCCCCTGGTATGCCGGGGACAGTGTTTTTTCTGCTGGCCGCAGCATGCTTTGCTCGCAGCAGCCCCAGATTTCACGCCTGGTTGTTGAATTTGCCCATCGCTGGCCCCCTGATCCGGGACTATCAGGCAGGCCTGGGCATGCCCAGACGGGCCAAAGGGCTTGCCATCAGCATGATTGTGCTCTCCTGCCTCATCAGCAGTGTGCTGGTCCACGGACGAATCCTCAAACGCACGGGGAACCCCGATTACGCCCTGCTGATTGCAGCCTGCATTGTCGGGCTTGGACTTGTGGGGATCTGGTACATCAGCCTGAAAGTGCCCACCCGCGAAAACGTCATTGCGAACTGA
- a CDS encoding SRPBCC family protein has product MPTIILSSTINAPIDVVFDLSRSIDLHMIGAAHTRERAIAGRTSGLIGLGEDVTWKATHFGLPFTLSTRVTRLERPYYFVSELVSGPFKSLKHEHRFRILKNGETEMKEIFEFKLPLGFMGSAAERVFLTRYFQRFLSYRNNAILQYAETDEWMDLLHPPIHAPAEWQFG; this is encoded by the coding sequence ATGCCCACCATCATCCTGAGCAGCACCATCAATGCACCGATCGACGTGGTGTTCGATCTGAGTCGCAGCATTGATCTTCACATGATCGGTGCTGCGCACACCCGTGAAAGGGCCATCGCAGGCAGGACCAGTGGCCTGATCGGCCTGGGAGAGGATGTCACCTGGAAAGCCACCCATTTCGGCCTCCCTTTCACGCTGAGCACCCGCGTGACCCGTCTGGAGCGACCTTATTATTTTGTCAGTGAGCTGGTGAGTGGCCCTTTCAAGTCCCTGAAGCATGAGCACCGCTTTCGCATTCTGAAAAATGGCGAAACTGAGATGAAAGAGATTTTTGAGTTTAAACTTCCGCTGGGTTTCATGGGCAGCGCTGCAGAACGCGTGTTTCTGACCCGGTACTTCCAGCGTTTCCTGTCTTACCGCAACAATGCCATCTTGCAGTACGCAGAGACAGATGAATGGATGGACCTCTTGCACCCTCCCATCCATGCACCTGCAGAATGGCAATTTGGCTGA
- a CDS encoding MmcQ/YjbR family DNA-binding protein — protein sequence MQTVTELREHCLSKRGTTEDFPFGFETLVLRVRGKIFALTDITKDPISVNLKCNPERSIKLREEHPDHILPGWHMNKRHWNTVLLDGTLPETLIQELIDHSYTLVVRCLPKQDREDLGMLVPAQIVSD from the coding sequence ATGCAAACCGTCACTGAACTCAGAGAACATTGCCTCAGCAAACGAGGCACCACAGAAGATTTTCCATTCGGATTTGAAACGCTGGTGCTCAGGGTCAGGGGCAAAATTTTCGCCCTCACTGACATCACCAAGGACCCCATTTCAGTGAACCTCAAATGCAACCCTGAACGGTCCATCAAACTCAGGGAAGAGCATCCAGACCACATCCTGCCGGGTTGGCACATGAACAAACGTCACTGGAATACAGTTTTGCTGGACGGCACCCTTCCAGAAACCCTGATCCAAGAACTGATCGACCACTCTTATACGCTGGTGGTGCGCTGTCTACCAAAACAGGACAGAGAAGATCTGGGAATGCTGGTGCCTGCCCAGATTGTAAGTGACTGA
- a CDS encoding CPBP family glutamic-type intramembrane protease produces MFQPIREWWQFLLRPSFEKTPVLHLNHTFFLLLVFQCLLSFLSLLIPNALIPNFEKLADDNDVRKMIEQSGLIWTILGAAFVEEVIFRLPIGPYRSRYLIPGGLMLVLLGWAFKSMLWMQVVIAFGMGLFVLGILGLHYDYKDMLRDVWRRAFPVMFYLFALIFALVHLSNYNEGLKSLNVFTMLLLVIPQFLAGLTFGYVRHRMGFLNAVAIHAAYNAVFLVPLVGFSSQ; encoded by the coding sequence ATGTTCCAGCCCATCCGCGAATGGTGGCAGTTTTTGCTGCGGCCCTCTTTTGAGAAAACACCTGTTTTGCATCTGAACCACACCTTTTTCCTGCTGCTGGTGTTTCAGTGCCTGCTGTCGTTTCTTTCGCTCCTGATTCCAAACGCTCTGATTCCCAATTTTGAAAAGCTTGCCGATGACAACGACGTTCGCAAGATGATAGAACAGTCCGGTCTGATCTGGACCATTCTGGGGGCAGCTTTTGTGGAGGAGGTGATCTTCCGGCTTCCCATCGGGCCTTACCGGTCCCGGTATCTGATTCCTGGTGGCCTGATGCTGGTGTTGCTGGGCTGGGCCTTCAAGTCGATGCTGTGGATGCAGGTGGTGATCGCCTTCGGGATGGGCCTCTTTGTGCTGGGCATCCTGGGGCTGCATTACGATTACAAGGACATGCTGAGGGACGTGTGGCGCAGGGCGTTCCCTGTGATGTTCTACCTGTTCGCTCTCATTTTTGCCCTGGTCCACCTGAGCAACTACAATGAAGGGCTGAAATCCCTGAATGTCTTCACGATGCTGCTGCTGGTGATCCCGCAATTTCTGGCAGGTCTGACGTTCGGCTATGTCAGACACCGCATGGGGTTCCTGAATGCCGTGGCGATTCATGCGGCGTACAATGCGGTTTTTCTGGTGCCCCTGGTGGGTTTCAGTTCGCAATGA